A single window of Bordetella genomosp. 11 DNA harbors:
- a CDS encoding ABC transporter substrate-binding protein, with protein sequence MARLIHNALLAGTVGAACACAAWPANAAERITVAWYGGNWGEAFKACVADPYTKATGVTVTPEIGTSTTTLAKLQQQKNAPTIDVAWMDGGISELAQAAGVLDRLDSAAIPNMAHLLPQAIYARDGSTYAVGTGYYSLGLTYSTKEIATPPQTWKDLWKPEYAGAVAIPSPSNSAGVPFVLFMAKVWGVDPSNLDPVYKRLAALDTALLFDSSGAATNAFQSGEAVIGAHFNVGAWDLIDKKLPIGFAVPREGVWATDARLHLVKGAPNKAAAQKFIDTALTAQASSCLATRLYLGPSVQGVQVSPETARKLPWGEKGSVKDLSLLDWNEVNARRAEITDAWNRQVARKR encoded by the coding sequence ATGGCACGACTTATCCATAACGCCTTGCTGGCAGGCACCGTCGGCGCCGCCTGCGCCTGCGCGGCCTGGCCCGCCAATGCCGCCGAACGCATCACGGTGGCCTGGTATGGCGGCAACTGGGGCGAGGCCTTCAAGGCCTGCGTCGCGGACCCCTACACCAAGGCGACCGGCGTGACGGTGACGCCGGAGATCGGCACATCCACGACCACGCTGGCAAAGCTCCAGCAGCAGAAGAACGCGCCGACGATAGACGTGGCATGGATGGATGGCGGCATCAGCGAACTGGCCCAGGCCGCCGGGGTGCTGGACCGCCTGGATTCCGCGGCCATCCCGAACATGGCCCATCTGCTGCCGCAGGCAATCTATGCGCGCGACGGTTCCACCTATGCCGTCGGTACCGGGTATTACTCGCTGGGCCTGACCTACAGCACCAAGGAAATCGCCACCCCGCCCCAGACCTGGAAAGACCTGTGGAAACCGGAATATGCCGGCGCGGTGGCAATACCGTCGCCATCCAACTCGGCCGGCGTGCCTTTCGTCCTGTTCATGGCCAAGGTATGGGGCGTCGATCCGTCCAATCTCGATCCCGTCTACAAGCGCCTGGCGGCGCTCGATACCGCGCTGCTGTTCGACAGCTCCGGCGCCGCGACCAATGCCTTCCAGTCCGGCGAGGCGGTGATCGGGGCGCACTTCAACGTCGGCGCCTGGGACCTGATCGACAAGAAACTGCCGATCGGATTCGCGGTGCCGCGGGAAGGCGTATGGGCCACCGACGCCCGGCTGCACCTGGTCAAGGGCGCGCCGAACAAGGCCGCGGCACAGAAGTTCATCGATACCGCGCTGACGGCGCAGGCATCGTCATGCCTGGCGACCCGTCTTTACCTTGGCCCTTCCGTGCAAGGCGTGCAGGTATCGCCGGAGACCGCCCGCAAGCTTCCCTGGGGTGAAAAGGGATCGGTGAAAGACCTGAGCCTGCTGGACTGGAACGAGGTCAACGCGCGGCGCGCGGAGATCACCGATGCCTGGAACCGGCAGGTGGCGCGCAAGCGCTGA
- a CDS encoding ABC transporter ATP-binding protein, whose protein sequence is MPVLLDIRGLRKQFGGHTALEAIDLQVRQGEFVALLGPSGCGKTTLLRTVAGFLSPDAGSIAIEGQDVSRLPAHRRPLNTVFQNYALFPHMTVLENVAYGPRRRGVRGAQAVRQAREALEMVGLASLDARYPREMSGGQQQRVALARAIVNAPKLLLLDEPLSALDLKLRRRMQLELKHLQEQLGISFVFVTHDQEEAMTMADRIVVMNAGRIEQIGTGPDIYRAPVTRFVAEFIGEANLLPFTRDAGGAAIALDSLATRIASIEPARGIPQRGTAVLRPEDLAILESGAMANGHVVFQARITDVIRAGSHTVVLGDAGGQPLQARLAGDRPGLQAGATNAWAFDPSRVHLIAEPS, encoded by the coding sequence ATGCCTGTCCTGCTGGACATCCGTGGCCTGCGCAAGCAGTTCGGCGGCCATACCGCGCTGGAAGCGATCGATCTGCAGGTACGGCAAGGCGAGTTCGTCGCCCTGCTCGGGCCGAGCGGCTGCGGCAAGACGACGCTGCTGCGCACCGTCGCCGGATTCCTATCGCCGGATGCGGGAAGTATCGCGATCGAGGGCCAGGACGTCAGCCGCCTGCCCGCCCATCGCCGCCCGCTGAATACGGTATTCCAGAACTACGCGCTGTTTCCGCACATGACCGTACTGGAGAACGTGGCCTACGGTCCCCGGCGCCGCGGCGTGCGGGGCGCGCAGGCAGTTCGCCAGGCCCGCGAAGCCCTGGAAATGGTAGGCCTGGCCAGCCTGGATGCGCGCTATCCGCGTGAGATGTCGGGGGGACAGCAGCAGCGGGTGGCGCTGGCCCGCGCGATCGTGAACGCGCCCAAGCTTCTGCTGCTCGACGAGCCGCTGTCCGCGCTGGATCTGAAGTTGCGCAGGCGCATGCAGCTGGAGCTTAAGCACCTGCAGGAACAATTGGGCATTTCCTTCGTGTTCGTCACGCATGACCAGGAGGAAGCCATGACCATGGCGGACCGGATCGTGGTCATGAACGCGGGCCGCATCGAACAGATCGGAACCGGTCCCGACATCTATCGCGCGCCGGTAACGCGTTTCGTCGCCGAATTCATCGGCGAGGCCAACCTGCTGCCGTTTACCCGCGATGCCGGCGGCGCGGCCATCGCCCTGGACTCGCTGGCAACGCGCATCGCGTCCATCGAGCCCGCGCGCGGCATTCCGCAACGCGGCACGGCTGTCCTGCGTCCGGAGGATCTGGCGATACTGGAAAGCGGCGCGATGGCCAATGGGCACGTCGTGTTCCAGGCACGCATCACGGACGTCATCCGCGCCGGCAGCCACACCGTCGTCCTGGGCGATGCCGGCGGCCAGCCGCTGCAAGCCCGGCTGGCCGGCGATCGCCCGGGATTGCAGGCAGGCGCGACCAACGCCTGGGCGTTCGACCCTTCCCGCGTCCACCTGATCGCGGAGCCGTCATGA
- a CDS encoding ABC transporter permease: MSRSLRVPAALLGLPLLLFAAFFVAPLCVVALASVFDPAQGGFTPAYYINVLADGYHWDVIATTFRIGAGSTLACLLLGYPLAWYLVRLVRWRHWRRVCVIILVLPLFTSNIVRSFGWMVMLGRNGIVNESLQGLGLIERPVRFLGTELGILVGMVYILMPFVVLAVGNTLARIDPALEQASSDLGASPWQTFLHVTLPLTLPGVAAGAVMAFTLAVSAYVTPALLSGGRVTVLSVLIFQQYSSVFNVHQGGALSIVLLVFTLVLIGLASRLGQPARSSP; the protein is encoded by the coding sequence ATGAGCCGGTCCCTGCGCGTACCCGCCGCCCTGCTGGGCTTGCCGCTGCTGCTGTTCGCGGCCTTCTTCGTCGCCCCGCTGTGCGTCGTGGCCCTGGCCAGCGTGTTCGATCCGGCGCAGGGCGGATTCACGCCGGCCTACTACATCAATGTGCTGGCCGACGGCTATCACTGGGACGTCATCGCCACCACGTTTCGCATCGGCGCGGGCAGTACGCTGGCCTGCCTGCTGCTCGGCTATCCCCTGGCCTGGTACCTGGTGCGGCTGGTGCGCTGGAGGCATTGGCGCCGGGTCTGCGTCATCATCCTGGTGCTGCCCCTGTTCACCAGCAATATCGTGCGTTCCTTCGGCTGGATGGTGATGCTGGGCAGGAACGGTATCGTCAACGAATCCCTGCAGGGCCTGGGCCTGATCGAACGTCCGGTACGGTTCCTGGGCACGGAGCTGGGCATCCTGGTCGGGATGGTCTACATCCTGATGCCCTTCGTGGTGCTGGCCGTGGGCAATACGCTGGCCAGGATCGATCCCGCGCTGGAACAGGCATCTTCCGACCTGGGGGCCTCGCCCTGGCAGACGTTTCTCCATGTCACCCTGCCGCTGACACTGCCCGGGGTGGCCGCGGGCGCCGTCATGGCATTCACGCTGGCCGTCAGCGCATACGTCACGCCGGCCCTGCTGTCGGGCGGACGCGTCACGGTGCTGTCGGTATTGATCTTCCAGCAATACAGCTCGGTATTCAACGTACACCAGGGCGGCGCGCTGAGCATCGTCCTGCTGGTCTTCACCCTCGTGCTAATCGGGCTGGCGAGCCGCCTGGGCCAGCCCGCAAGGAGCTCGCCATGA
- a CDS encoding ABC transporter permease: MIARIGIRLLSWVLLAYLVLPLLVILGASLTTTSYLAFPPQGMTLQWYRQLMGDPSYLSAFATSGMLACAATAVAVVLALPCSLALARYRFPGRAAISALLMSPLVLPHVVLGAALLQFGSYFGLTRSFTALLVGHTVIVLPFVLRSVLAMMTPEQRALEEASADLGAGPLQTFFLVLLPQIRPGLVTGALFAFISSFINVELSIFNTTADLNTIPVKLFNYVQYTIDPTIAALSGATIVAAFLAIVILDLTVGLDMLSEPR; this comes from the coding sequence ATGATCGCCCGAATCGGAATACGCCTGCTGTCGTGGGTCCTGCTCGCCTACCTGGTATTGCCGCTGCTGGTCATCCTGGGCGCGTCCTTGACCACCACGTCCTATCTCGCGTTTCCGCCGCAGGGAATGACGCTGCAGTGGTACCGGCAACTGATGGGCGATCCCAGCTATTTATCGGCGTTCGCCACCAGCGGCATGCTTGCCTGCGCCGCGACGGCCGTTGCCGTGGTGCTTGCGCTGCCGTGCTCGCTGGCGCTGGCCCGCTACCGGTTTCCCGGCAGGGCGGCGATCTCGGCGCTGCTGATGTCGCCGCTGGTCCTGCCGCATGTCGTGCTGGGCGCCGCCCTGCTTCAGTTCGGCTCGTATTTCGGGCTGACGCGCAGCTTTACCGCGCTGCTGGTCGGGCATACCGTGATCGTGCTGCCGTTCGTGCTGCGCAGCGTCCTGGCCATGATGACACCGGAACAGCGCGCGCTGGAGGAGGCGTCCGCCGACCTGGGCGCCGGCCCCCTGCAGACCTTCTTTCTGGTATTGCTGCCGCAGATTCGACCCGGACTGGTGACGGGCGCGCTGTTCGCCTTCATCTCGTCGTTCATCAACGTCGAGCTGTCGATCTTCAATACCACGGCGGACCTGAACACCATCCCCGTCAAGCTCTTCAATTACGTGCAATACACCATCGATCCGACCATCGCCGCCCTATCGGGCGCCACGATCGTCGCGGCCTTCCTGGCCATCGTGATCCTGGACCTGACCGTGGGGTTGGACATGCTGTCCGAACCTCGCTGA
- a CDS encoding proline racemase family protein — protein MRKQDVFDVIYTHTEGEPLCIIHSGIPYPAGTNILEKRAFLEANYDWLRKALMREPRGHRDMFGVFLTPPSTPEYDAGLIYIDGSEYSHMCGHGTIAVSMAMVALGLVPRGADGLTRIRFETTAGLVVSEVKSEGDEVLWTRFENVPAYVAAQDLPVTVPGYGELKADIVWGGNYFGIVDLTQSKLRISPENGSELSRLGLAVRDQLNARHPIQHPTQPHINNLNYITFWHPATIEGAFYKNVHVFSHGQLDRSPGGTGTSAMMAMFEARGKMGLNQPILSEGLLGSGTFEGCLLGTVDLNGTRAVRPTVKGTASILGTARWTLDRNDPVGAGFLVR, from the coding sequence ATGCGCAAGCAAGACGTGTTCGATGTCATCTATACCCATACCGAAGGCGAGCCGCTTTGCATCATCCACAGCGGCATTCCCTATCCCGCCGGTACCAACATCCTGGAAAAGCGCGCCTTCCTGGAAGCCAATTACGATTGGCTGCGCAAGGCGCTCATGCGGGAGCCGCGCGGACACCGCGATATGTTCGGGGTCTTCCTGACGCCGCCGTCCACACCGGAATACGACGCGGGACTGATCTATATCGATGGCAGCGAATACTCGCATATGTGCGGCCACGGCACGATCGCGGTCAGCATGGCGATGGTGGCGCTTGGCCTGGTGCCCCGCGGGGCGGACGGGCTGACGCGCATCCGCTTCGAAACCACGGCGGGACTGGTCGTGTCCGAAGTGAAATCGGAAGGCGACGAGGTCCTGTGGACCCGATTCGAAAACGTGCCCGCCTACGTCGCGGCCCAGGACCTGCCCGTCACCGTGCCCGGCTACGGCGAGCTGAAGGCCGACATCGTCTGGGGCGGCAACTATTTCGGGATCGTGGACCTTACCCAAAGCAAGCTGCGCATCTCCCCGGAAAACGGCAGCGAACTATCCCGGCTGGGGCTTGCCGTACGCGATCAGCTCAACGCCCGCCACCCCATCCAGCACCCGACCCAGCCGCATATCAACAACCTGAACTACATCACCTTCTGGCATCCGGCCACGATCGAAGGCGCCTTCTACAAGAACGTCCACGTCTTCAGCCACGGCCAGCTCGACCGTTCGCCCGGCGGCACGGGAACCAGCGCAATGATGGCGATGTTCGAGGCGCGCGGCAAAATGGGCTTGAACCAGCCCATACTGTCGGAAGGGCTGCTGGGCAGCGGTACCTTCGAGGGCTGCCTGCTCGGTACGGTCGACCTCAATGGCACCCGTGCCGTGCGGCCCACGGTGAAGGGGACGGCCAGCATCCTGGGCACCGCGCGCTGGACGCTCGATCGCAACGATCCCGTCGGCGCCGGCTTCCTCGTCAGAT